In the Ruminococcus sp. OA3 genome, one interval contains:
- a CDS encoding CheR family methyltransferase: MENNGHETLKRQSKYCVGIGASAGGVEALQELFRNMPVDTGASFIVVQHLSPDSVSMMDQILQKSVKMPVRLAEENMELRPNEIYLNVPGMLLEVEAGRLHLKPVQDRLQRYTPINQMFNSLAAENDIHTIAVILSGSGSDGTIGIGSVKENGGIIIVQKPLEAQYASMPQSALSTGLVDLTEKVSKIGLAIRDYLKNPNIQYIHHEDGIEDEEMGRYFDQVIDAVTRYSDIDFTAYKPNTIFRRIERRIAINKFAGIEEYIDHLLSSEEEKRLLCSDLLIGVTSFFRDEAAFRSLGEQVLSVLLRAKRSVRIWSIACSTGEEAYSIAIMVCEYMERLKCNVDVKIFATDTDPDAIAVAQKGFYNEGNLSDVSDDIIEKYFDKKEGRYVVKDLIRKMIVFAKHNIFRDAPFSKLDLIVCRNMFIYVKTEVQQRAIENFYHLLNEGGYLFLGSSESLGDMDKAFESLDRKWKIYIKIKGYHTENNGFYLWDNLYHPRQSTDSPSASQRSKVQAANIFEKILFAFAGPSVLVDGFGKIVQIIQGGGKYLSLQDGTFDNSISSCFAPSLTILLNHIMEELKEEGSSVIERSVAGVADYPNECLKIKISYFNIEGEDYYLIQIGIGQIIKEEPVGEISLDISELKNSRISQLEKELGESNWKLSLAMEESESRNEELQATNEELMASNEELQSTNEEMQSINEELYTINAEHQSKIVELTTAYTDFDNLLVNAEVGALYVDRDMKIRKITPIMLQNTNLLPTDLGRPVYHINFIDTYEAFISDVKTVSETGAIIEKEVTDANNIIWLVRIRPYHEKPEQVGGLLVTMFDITKRLEAAKFELKQLTDSVPGGVVRMHYDRELVIDYANDSFYALTGYSPAEVKRQFNNHFSRMILREDWEKMERQIEAAADGDGILKEEYRGCVPGLPVRWYSIQAAVFGADGLIELQGIIMDISKIKDYEQQLKKERDNYDTLYQNMLCGIAQYEYGDKTMRFVSMNPEAIRMLGYSSTEEFKNLGGPTMLEITFEEDREEIAGMMLALKKRGDSASFDHRIVRADGVIRWVTGASKLIAAPDGKLLIQSTFIDTTEEKATLKQLKDERDRYDLLYETSYNMAVCGVIQADIESGKVLAVNREAVNLLGADTAELERELFDQQTEDSGKDGLNLSSIGKLMQSVKMEERRRLTGVLKLKDRNMPIEGAVDLIMEDNGARVVQFTFLDSTERELLREAETKLAVATKSNKAKSYFLSKMSHEIRTPLNGIVGMIDSALLCRHDGEKLQDCLNKLKRSSLHLQQLVSDVLDLSKIESGKMELDMEPVDLRLLLSDVIGEFDALAKEKGVGLTHAGKLLHRYVMTDKVKLHKILANLTGNALKFVDSSGIVLLNIEEAAMTAGEAKFTFQVQDNGKGIREEDQERIFEAFDQGSHDKLYGNSGSGLGLTICKNLVEMLGGELKVESIEGAGTEFSFTLTMEILDEDKKQEILPMCDARYKGLRVMVAEDNLINGEIAETLLRSFGFEVDLVLNGKEAVDKFTGSPEETYSIVLMDIQMPVMNGYDAARQIRDCGHADAKTIPILAMSANAFQEDIARSLDSGMNEHLSKPIDMEKLFHSILNYMD; encoded by the coding sequence ATGGAAAACAATGGCCATGAAACGCTGAAACGCCAGTCAAAATATTGTGTTGGCATTGGAGCCTCCGCGGGAGGTGTGGAGGCTTTGCAGGAACTTTTTCGGAATATGCCGGTTGATACAGGTGCCTCCTTCATCGTTGTACAGCACCTGTCCCCAGACTCCGTGAGCATGATGGATCAGATCCTTCAGAAGTCAGTTAAAATGCCGGTAAGGCTGGCGGAGGAAAATATGGAACTTAGGCCCAACGAGATCTACTTAAACGTGCCGGGGATGTTATTGGAGGTAGAAGCGGGAAGGCTGCATCTAAAACCAGTGCAGGACCGGCTGCAGCGCTATACCCCCATCAATCAGATGTTCAATTCACTTGCAGCGGAAAATGATATCCATACTATTGCAGTGATCCTCTCAGGAAGTGGGTCGGACGGTACGATCGGCATAGGATCAGTTAAGGAAAACGGGGGGATCATTATTGTACAGAAGCCTTTGGAAGCACAGTACGCCTCCATGCCCCAGAGTGCGCTTTCTACAGGATTGGTGGATCTGACAGAGAAAGTATCTAAAATTGGATTGGCTATACGGGATTATTTAAAAAACCCCAACATCCAATACATCCATCATGAGGATGGCATTGAGGATGAAGAAATGGGCCGGTATTTTGACCAGGTGATCGACGCGGTAACGAGGTATTCCGATATTGATTTCACGGCCTACAAACCGAATACCATATTTCGCCGGATCGAACGCCGCATAGCCATCAACAAATTTGCCGGAATTGAGGAATATATTGACCATTTGCTCTCCTCAGAGGAAGAAAAGCGGCTTTTATGCAGTGACCTTCTTATTGGGGTAACTTCCTTCTTTCGGGATGAGGCAGCTTTCAGGAGTCTTGGTGAACAGGTGCTGTCTGTGCTGCTCCGCGCAAAACGGTCTGTCCGCATCTGGAGTATCGCCTGTTCCACCGGTGAGGAGGCGTATTCCATTGCGATCATGGTCTGCGAATATATGGAGCGGTTAAAGTGCAATGTGGATGTGAAGATTTTTGCTACAGACACGGACCCGGATGCCATAGCAGTGGCCCAGAAAGGCTTCTACAACGAGGGAAATCTAAGCGATGTAAGTGATGACATTATAGAGAAATATTTTGACAAGAAAGAGGGGAGGTATGTTGTCAAGGACCTGATCCGCAAGATGATCGTTTTTGCCAAACATAATATATTCAGGGATGCCCCGTTCTCCAAATTGGATCTTATTGTCTGCAGGAATATGTTTATCTATGTGAAAACAGAGGTGCAGCAGCGTGCCATTGAAAATTTTTACCATCTCCTCAATGAGGGCGGATATCTGTTCCTTGGCAGCAGCGAATCTCTGGGTGATATGGATAAGGCGTTTGAATCGTTGGACCGGAAGTGGAAAATCTATATTAAAATAAAAGGTTACCATACAGAAAATAATGGTTTCTATCTATGGGATAATCTGTATCACCCACGGCAGTCAACGGATTCCCCTTCTGCCAGCCAGCGCTCAAAAGTTCAGGCTGCCAATATTTTTGAGAAAATTCTTTTTGCGTTTGCAGGTCCGTCAGTCCTGGTGGACGGTTTTGGAAAGATCGTACAGATTATCCAGGGCGGAGGCAAGTATTTAAGCCTGCAGGATGGGACGTTTGATAATTCCATCAGTTCCTGCTTTGCCCCGAGCCTTACGATTCTTCTAAACCACATTATGGAGGAGCTAAAGGAAGAAGGGAGTTCTGTTATCGAGAGAAGTGTGGCCGGAGTAGCCGATTATCCGAACGAATGCCTGAAGATTAAAATAAGCTACTTTAACATTGAAGGTGAAGACTACTATCTGATCCAGATTGGGATCGGGCAGATCATAAAGGAAGAACCGGTCGGTGAAATTTCACTGGATATCAGTGAGTTAAAAAACAGCCGTATCAGTCAGCTTGAAAAGGAGCTGGGGGAAAGCAACTGGAAGCTGTCACTGGCGATGGAGGAGTCAGAATCCCGTAACGAAGAGCTTCAGGCAACCAATGAGGAACTGATGGCTTCCAACGAGGAACTGCAGAGCACGAATGAAGAGATGCAGTCAATCAATGAAGAACTGTATACCATTAACGCAGAGCACCAGAGTAAGATTGTGGAACTGACCACGGCATACACAGACTTTGACAATCTGCTGGTCAATGCAGAGGTAGGGGCTCTTTATGTGGACCGTGATATGAAGATCCGCAAGATCACACCCATTATGCTGCAGAATACCAATCTCCTCCCTACTGATTTGGGGCGCCCGGTATACCATATTAATTTCATTGATACATACGAAGCCTTTATTTCCGATGTGAAAACGGTATCTGAGACAGGGGCGATCATTGAAAAAGAAGTGACGGATGCCAATAACATCATATGGCTGGTACGGATCCGGCCCTACCACGAAAAGCCGGAACAGGTGGGTGGTTTGCTGGTGACCATGTTTGATATCACAAAACGGCTGGAGGCGGCAAAATTTGAACTAAAGCAGCTGACGGACAGTGTTCCTGGCGGCGTAGTGCGGATGCACTACGACAGAGAGCTGGTGATCGACTATGCCAACGACAGCTTCTATGCACTGACCGGTTACAGTCCTGCCGAGGTAAAAAGGCAGTTTAACAACCACTTCAGCCGCATGATATTACGTGAGGACTGGGAGAAAATGGAACGGCAGATAGAAGCGGCCGCAGACGGGGACGGGATATTAAAAGAGGAATACCGCGGCTGTGTACCTGGACTGCCTGTCAGGTGGTATTCCATTCAGGCAGCGGTATTTGGGGCAGACGGTCTGATCGAACTTCAAGGCATCATCATGGATATCTCAAAGATAAAAGACTATGAACAGCAGTTGAAAAAAGAACGGGATAATTATGACACGCTTTATCAAAATATGCTCTGCGGAATCGCACAGTACGAATATGGTGACAAGACCATGCGCTTTGTGAGCATGAATCCAGAGGCAATCCGTATGCTGGGCTATTCTTCCACGGAAGAGTTTAAAAACCTTGGCGGACCAACAATGCTGGAGATCACTTTTGAGGAGGACAGGGAAGAGATCGCGGGAATGATGCTGGCTCTTAAAAAGAGAGGGGACTCCGCCAGCTTTGATCACCGCATTGTCCGTGCAGACGGGGTAATCCGATGGGTGACGGGAGCTTCAAAACTTATCGCGGCTCCCGACGGCAAGTTGCTGATACAAAGCACATTTATAGATACAACAGAGGAGAAAGCCACACTGAAGCAACTCAAGGACGAAAGGGACCGTTATGACCTTTTGTATGAAACTTCGTATAACATGGCAGTGTGCGGTGTGATCCAGGCGGATATCGAAAGCGGTAAAGTACTCGCTGTTAACAGGGAGGCAGTCAACCTTCTCGGCGCTGATACAGCTGAACTCGAAAGAGAACTGTTCGATCAGCAGACAGAAGACAGCGGGAAGGATGGCCTGAATTTAAGCAGTATCGGTAAACTGATGCAGTCCGTAAAAATGGAGGAGCGCAGACGTCTGACCGGGGTTCTTAAACTGAAGGACAGGAATATGCCCATTGAGGGTGCTGTGGATCTTATAATGGAGGACAACGGCGCGAGGGTGGTACAGTTTACGTTTCTGGACAGCACAGAGAGGGAACTGCTGCGTGAGGCGGAGACCAAGCTTGCAGTTGCCACAAAATCCAATAAGGCCAAATCGTATTTTCTCTCCAAAATGAGCCATGAGATTCGGACTCCTCTTAACGGGATCGTGGGCATGATCGACAGTGCACTGCTTTGTCGCCATGACGGGGAAAAACTGCAGGATTGTTTAAATAAGCTAAAACGCTCCTCCCTTCACCTGCAGCAGCTGGTCAGTGATGTATTGGATCTGTCAAAAATCGAGAGCGGGAAGATGGAGCTTGATATGGAACCGGTGGACTTAAGGCTGCTGCTTTCCGATGTGATCGGTGAATTCGATGCATTAGCCAAAGAAAAAGGGGTCGGTCTCACCCACGCGGGAAAATTGCTTCACAGGTATGTGATGACAGATAAAGTGAAACTGCATAAGATACTGGCAAATCTTACCGGAAATGCACTTAAATTCGTTGACAGTTCTGGTATCGTGCTGCTGAATATTGAGGAAGCTGCAATGACAGCGGGGGAAGCTAAATTTACGTTCCAGGTCCAGGACAATGGGAAAGGCATCCGCGAAGAGGATCAGGAACGCATCTTTGAGGCGTTTGATCAGGGCTCACATGACAAGTTATACGGAAATTCAGGGAGTGGGCTGGGCCTGACCATCTGTAAAAACCTGGTGGAGATGCTGGGCGGTGAGCTGAAAGTCGAAAGCATCGAAGGCGCTGGAACGGAGTTTTCCTTTACACTCACGATGGAAATCCTGGATGAGGATAAAAAGCAGGAAATCCTGCCTATGTGCGATGCCCGCTATAAGGGGCTGCGTGTTATGGTAGCGGAGGATAATCTCATCAATGGAGAGATTGCAGAAACGCTTCTGCGTTCTTTTGGATTTGAGGTGGATTTAGTGCTGAATGGAAAAGAGGCTGTCGACAAGTTTACCGGATCACCGGAAGAAACTTACAGTATCGTCCTTATGGACATCCAGATGCCGGTCATGAATGGATATGATGCTGCCCGTCAGATACGGGACTGCGGACATGCAGACGCAAAAACCATTCCTATTCTGGCGATGAGTGCCAATGCATTTCAGGAGGATATAGCGCGTTCCCTGGATTCCGGAATGAATGAGCATCTGTCGAAACCGATTGATATGGAAAAACTGTTTCACAGTATCTTAAACTATATGGATTGA
- a CDS encoding TetR/AcrR family transcriptional regulator, whose amino-acid sequence MAKQIEGVYEQLLECAKHEFLVKGFKDASLRTIAANAGTSTNSIYVRFQDKEGLFEAIVEPVVSGVLQLFCEIQETFHEFEPEIQKARVNEYSFKEMDRFLDYIYGNLDEFRLLLDASHGTRFQNFVDELTRVEVEYTYKYMEVAGYMSAEDGEVTGEFLHMVTTAYFEGVFEVVRHGMDRGSAGRYVRMLERYHAAGFDTFFIRDNK is encoded by the coding sequence ATGGCAAAACAGATAGAAGGAGTCTACGAGCAGCTGCTCGAATGCGCAAAGCATGAATTTTTGGTAAAAGGCTTTAAGGATGCCTCACTGCGGACGATTGCAGCAAACGCAGGCACCAGTACCAATTCCATCTACGTCCGTTTTCAGGATAAGGAAGGGCTGTTTGAAGCCATCGTTGAGCCTGTCGTATCGGGCGTGCTTCAGTTGTTCTGTGAGATTCAGGAGACATTTCATGAATTTGAGCCGGAGATACAGAAAGCGCGGGTCAATGAATACAGCTTTAAGGAAATGGACCGGTTTCTGGATTATATATATGGGAATCTGGATGAGTTCCGCCTGCTGCTGGATGCGTCCCATGGCACGAGATTTCAGAATTTCGTAGATGAACTGACACGCGTTGAAGTGGAGTACACCTACAAATACATGGAGGTGGCCGGATATATGAGTGCTGAGGACGGTGAGGTGACCGGTGAGTTTTTACACATGGTGACAACCGCGTATTTCGAGGGGGTATTCGAAGTCGTCCGGCATGGGATGGACCGGGGATCAGCCGGCAGATACGTGCGTATGCTGGAGCGATACCATGCGGCGGGGTTCGATACCTTTTTTATCCGGGATAATAAGTAA
- a CDS encoding response regulator has product MQNKRGKGKYIVLALGNMVIVACILILYASYAKDVRGDNAAAARESFTAAVESTAQLSYGYMSSLQNECDSWASYLENHDYSMKEAIEYLNEVNINADFSVNILYYDTLTGLSTNPENEGDKVDYSQLTEAFSYILPKMVNGTRGEGTIYISSTYVNPLDRVKSVGFCSLLTIKDENEKPAKAILVKTVPVEVLGSQWIFPGAYREAEVSLIDINGRYIIQSASMGSDTFWSFIKKYNDLSYIDIGDFQSSFQKKDHCLVELADQAGKAAYYVSAQIKNTPNCTFVGYISADKVIAAESGWHVFFYASIGFILLLLLDGSYILSINRQLRKSVEETRNANLAKTQFLSAMSHDIRTPMNAIIGITEIAMKDTDNSVRVLDCLKKIALSSSHLLTLVNDVLDISQVESGKLILHPVVFSLSECSMNLLNIVKSEIKDKRLAFNVYLHHLEHEYLYADELRMNQIFINLLTNAVKYTDPDGKVVLDFLETQLPDNCGKVMLTYTVLDTGIGMSREFMKNMYQTFTRAADSRIDKVIGSGLGLAITKQMVDLMDGTIECESELGKGTKFTVTLPLQTAEKTNDYMLPPLRILLVDEDDIFLDTTAATLVSMGATVDKANQGHTAIKMAAAKHYPIIIVSFHMLEIDYIQTIRALQPGTGDEATVLLISAYDWDGMEDTAKAAGADGFISKLMFRSVIYKKFNQFLHPREIEIEVSDDTADDLQGLHLLVAEDNDLNWEIIEELLKFYEIDATRAENGQVCVDTLNRAETGTYDAVLMDIQMPVMNGREASMGIRSLQDKEKQNIPIIAMTADAFAEDIRACLEAGMNGHVAKPIDMKRLFRELRNVGLANERGRR; this is encoded by the coding sequence ATGCAAAATAAACGGGGAAAAGGTAAATATATCGTGCTTGCTCTCGGCAATATGGTTATCGTGGCCTGTATATTGATCCTTTATGCCAGCTACGCCAAAGATGTGCGGGGCGATAATGCGGCGGCGGCACGGGAATCCTTTACAGCGGCTGTGGAATCTACTGCCCAGTTATCTTACGGATATATGAGCAGCCTGCAGAATGAATGTGACAGCTGGGCATCCTATTTGGAGAACCACGATTATTCAATGAAAGAAGCTATTGAGTATCTGAATGAAGTTAATATTAATGCGGATTTTTCTGTAAATATCTTATATTATGACACATTGACTGGATTGTCTACAAATCCGGAAAATGAAGGTGACAAAGTCGACTATTCCCAGCTCACAGAGGCATTTTCCTATATTCTCCCCAAGATGGTCAACGGCACCCGGGGAGAAGGAACCATCTATATTTCTTCAACATATGTCAATCCACTGGACAGGGTCAAGAGTGTGGGATTTTGCAGTCTGCTTACGATAAAAGATGAAAATGAAAAACCTGCAAAAGCAATACTTGTAAAGACGGTCCCTGTAGAGGTGTTGGGTTCCCAGTGGATATTTCCTGGAGCATACCGTGAGGCAGAGGTTTCTTTAATTGATATCAATGGGCGGTATATCATTCAATCGGCTTCAATGGGAAGTGATACTTTCTGGAGCTTTATCAAAAAGTACAATGATTTGTCCTATATAGATATAGGTGATTTCCAGAGTTCCTTCCAGAAAAAGGACCATTGCCTGGTGGAACTGGCGGATCAGGCTGGGAAAGCGGCTTATTATGTCAGTGCCCAGATAAAAAACACACCGAATTGTACGTTTGTAGGCTATATTTCGGCTGACAAGGTGATTGCAGCGGAATCTGGCTGGCATGTGTTTTTTTATGCATCCATCGGTTTTATCCTGCTGCTTCTATTAGATGGAAGTTATATTCTGTCCATTAACAGGCAGCTCAGGAAAAGTGTGGAGGAAACCCGAAACGCAAATCTTGCAAAAACACAATTTCTTTCGGCGATGTCCCATGATATCCGCACACCGATGAATGCGATCATCGGGATAACCGAGATCGCAATGAAAGATACGGATAACAGCGTCCGGGTGTTGGACTGTTTAAAAAAGATAGCATTGTCCAGCAGTCATCTGCTCACGCTGGTCAACGATGTACTGGATATTTCTCAGGTCGAGAGTGGTAAGTTGATATTACACCCGGTTGTGTTCTCTCTTTCTGAATGCAGTATGAATCTTTTAAATATCGTAAAATCCGAAATCAAGGATAAAAGACTGGCATTTAACGTATATCTGCACCATCTGGAACACGAATATTTGTATGCAGATGAGCTGCGGATGAACCAGATATTTATCAATCTTCTTACCAATGCCGTTAAGTATACGGATCCGGATGGAAAAGTTGTCTTAGATTTTTTGGAGACACAGCTGCCTGACAACTGTGGGAAAGTGATGCTGACGTATACCGTTTTGGATACAGGAATCGGTATGTCAAGAGAATTTATGAAAAATATGTATCAGACCTTTACCCGGGCGGCAGATTCTCGTATTGATAAAGTCATAGGCTCCGGCCTGGGGCTGGCGATCACAAAACAGATGGTTGATTTGATGGACGGTACTATCGAATGTGAAAGTGAACTGGGGAAAGGAACTAAATTTACCGTTACGTTGCCGCTTCAGACTGCAGAAAAAACAAATGATTACATGCTGCCGCCGTTACGGATATTATTGGTAGATGAAGATGATATATTCCTTGATACCACAGCGGCCACACTCGTTTCTATGGGGGCGACGGTTGATAAGGCGAATCAAGGACATACAGCGATTAAAATGGCTGCGGCAAAACATTACCCGATTATAATCGTGAGCTTTCATATGCTGGAAATAGATTATATCCAGACAATACGAGCGCTTCAGCCCGGGACCGGTGATGAGGCTACGGTTTTATTGATCAGCGCATATGATTGGGATGGAATGGAGGATACAGCCAAGGCAGCGGGGGCAGATGGTTTTATCAGCAAGCTGATGTTTAGATCTGTAATCTATAAAAAGTTCAATCAGTTTCTACATCCTAGAGAAATAGAAATAGAGGTTTCCGATGACACTGCGGATGACTTACAGGGGTTACATCTGCTGGTTGCAGAAGATAATGACCTTAATTGGGAGATCATAGAAGAATTACTGAAATTTTATGAGATCGACGCAACCAGAGCAGAGAATGGACAAGTTTGTGTTGATACTCTGAATCGGGCTGAAACGGGTACTTATGACGCTGTTTTGATGGATATTCAGATGCCTGTTATGAATGGCCGTGAAGCTTCCATGGGGATTCGGTCTCTTCAGGATAAGGAAAAGCAGAATATTCCGATTATCGCCATGACTGCGGATGCTTTTGCAGAGGACATAAGGGCCTGTCTGGAAGCCGGTATGAACGGTCATGTAGCCAAGCCGATTGATATGAAGAGACTTTTCAGGGAACTAAGGAACGTTGGGCTTGCCAACGAAAGGGGAAGGCGATGA
- a CDS encoding ABC transporter substrate-binding protein: MMMSMKRVLTILLVLMAAVSIFAGCSKSSQTDSKDAKVLYHAYYSEPYVTLDPSTEQSNGVKILYNVYETLTHYDDQSGEVKPELATEWSSNADATEWVFKLRDDVSFHDGEKMNAEAVKKSIDRTIALGKGAAYIWDSVESVEVTGEYEVTFHLSYSASVPLIASAGYGAYIMSPNVIDKDLEWFNEGNDGGSGPYTISAISARAVTLSAYENYRGGWKDQQYKNIYIQEVSDSSIRRELLETGEAQLASDLTQEDLSALSKEDGLTVVPADSFTNIILMLNTKSEPCSNADFRKALAYAFPYEETVHDVLKDNAAQSRGMVPTGLWGHSDDLMQYSCDLEKAGEYLEKSGFVNVTVTISYMGSDVAYSEMLQVYKENLTQIGVNLKLLNMDWDAQMALAKSSDPDDCQDIMLMKWWPDYADPAGWFTPLLMNNKDSAGYNFCYLDDDVFGEENREAVRLTATDKGAAEELYIQMQEKILDECYMIFAYNTMQYYVISNTISGVYENPAYQTCIYYYEITTN, translated from the coding sequence ATGATGATGAGTATGAAACGGGTATTAACCATTCTGCTGGTATTAATGGCGGCTGTCTCCATATTTGCCGGATGCAGTAAAAGCTCCCAGACAGACAGCAAGGACGCCAAGGTCCTGTACCATGCTTATTATTCTGAACCATATGTGACACTGGATCCAAGTACAGAGCAGTCCAACGGAGTCAAAATTCTTTATAATGTATATGAAACCCTGACACACTATGATGACCAGTCCGGCGAGGTCAAGCCTGAGCTTGCCACCGAGTGGTCATCCAATGCCGATGCTACGGAATGGGTTTTCAAGCTGAGGGATGACGTTTCTTTCCATGACGGAGAAAAAATGAATGCGGAAGCGGTGAAGAAATCAATCGACCGGACGATTGCCCTCGGCAAGGGTGCTGCATATATCTGGGACAGCGTGGAGTCTGTTGAAGTGACTGGGGAATATGAAGTCACTTTTCACCTTAGTTATAGTGCATCTGTCCCGCTCATTGCATCGGCGGGATACGGTGCTTATATCATGAGTCCAAATGTGATTGACAAGGATTTGGAATGGTTTAATGAAGGAAACGACGGCGGGAGTGGCCCTTATACCATTTCTGCAATCTCAGCGCGAGCGGTGACTCTGTCAGCGTATGAGAACTACCGGGGCGGCTGGAAGGATCAGCAGTATAAAAATATTTATATCCAGGAAGTGTCTGACTCAAGCATCCGCCGTGAACTTCTGGAGACGGGAGAAGCCCAGCTTGCGTCTGACCTGACACAGGAAGATTTGTCTGCATTAAGCAAAGAGGATGGATTAACTGTTGTGCCTGCAGATTCATTCACAAATATAATCCTGATGCTGAATACAAAAAGCGAACCTTGTTCCAATGCAGACTTTCGAAAAGCATTGGCATATGCTTTCCCGTATGAAGAAACAGTCCATGATGTTTTGAAGGATAATGCCGCGCAATCCCGCGGTATGGTACCAACAGGGCTATGGGGACACAGTGATGATTTGATGCAGTATAGCTGCGACTTGGAAAAGGCGGGAGAGTATCTGGAGAAATCAGGTTTCGTAAATGTGACTGTGACTATTTCTTATATGGGAAGCGATGTTGCATATAGTGAGATGCTTCAGGTATATAAGGAGAATCTTACTCAAATTGGAGTAAATTTAAAACTTTTAAATATGGACTGGGATGCCCAGATGGCTCTTGCAAAGAGTTCTGACCCGGATGACTGCCAGGATATTATGCTGATGAAATGGTGGCCGGATTATGCGGATCCTGCCGGGTGGTTTACCCCCCTGCTGATGAACAACAAGGATTCGGCAGGATACAATTTCTGCTACCTGGATGATGATGTTTTTGGTGAGGAGAATCGAGAAGCCGTCAGGCTGACAGCCACAGATAAGGGCGCCGCGGAAGAACTCTATATTCAGATGCAGGAAAAAATCTTAGACGAATGTTATATGATTTTTGCTTATAACACAATGCAGTATTATGTTATAAGCAATACAATCAGCGGTGTTTATGAGAACCCGGCCTATCAAACCTGCATTTATTATTATGAAATTACGACAAACTGA